GTTCTGCACCAGAGTACCCTTTTATTAGCTTACTCGTCAGTGGTGGCCACAGTATGCTGGTTTTATCAGAGAGCATTGACAAACATGAGATACTCTGCAATACGTTAGATATTGCCATCGGCGATTCTCTTGATAAATGTGGCCGCGAACTGGGATTCAAAGGAAATATGATTGCAAAAGAAATGGATGCCTTTATAAATGAAGATAAAAATGATGTGGATCACAATTGCATATTAGAGAAACTTCCGAATCCGTTGCATGGACCTAATAACGCCCATGTACAagcattttcattttcccCATTTGTCTCAGTTATAAAAGACAACATACAAAACTACAATAATCTAACTGACGCCCAGTTAAGGAGTATGTCAATTCAGATACAAAATGCTGTCTTCAAGCATCTGATAACGAAGATACAATATGTAGTGAAGAAAAATGCtgataaattaaaaaacGTAACAGGTTTTGTTTGCTCTGGTGGAGTTAGTGGCAATCCGACCTTGAGAGAAACCTTAGAAAGAGAATTAGCGTCGAGGTTCCAAAACTTTTACTATCCAAGAAATGATCTCTGTACCGATAATTCGATTATGATAGGCTGGGCAGGAATAGAAATTTATGAAAAGTTAGGACTAATTAGTGATTATTCCATAACACCGATACGCCAATGGCCAATGAACGAGCTCTTAACGGTTTCTGGttggaagaagagaatATTGTAGTAAAATTCAACACTATCGAACAACACAAGTTTATTAATAcaattattttgatttctatAAGTCAGGAAGTTTACGTTAGAGTATGTAAGGGGAGTAATCgtgtaaatatatattcttcaaTAATCCAGAAATGGTTCTTTGATACCAAGCTTGGCAACAAGTTTCTGCCATGTAGGCATATCTAGCTGGAATATGATATGGTTCTGGTGGTCACCTCTTCCACGCTGACCATCGTTGTTATCGTTAGTGCGATCTTTAGAGTGCTTGTATATCGCTATCTCGGGCATTCCATCATTTCCCTCTGTCATTTGTAATTTGTTTTCCTTGAGTAAGAAGCTAGTGTAAAACAGGTTTTCCACAGACTTCGAATAAGAATTCGGGTCCAGCACAAACTGGAATAGATTGATACTGTTCATGCCGTTCTTTCTCTTTAGAATCTTAAAACATCGCTGGACTTGTTCTGGGGTAGTTATCTCTTGCCCTGAGGTTAGTGTCTCCTTACTCAAGTTCTCAGCGGTCGATTTTTCGGCGAGCCCATCTCTAGCAGCTCTCTCCTTCAAtactcttttctttctctcgAAACCAAATGGACCCAGCAAGTGATCTGTGGTTGGAGGCAGTTTACTCACTTTATTAAACAGAGTGCCCATCCTATACCAGTTGAACTGCGTGAAATGTGTATATTGGTCATACTGTCGAAGTACTTTCCTCTTCTTGTTAATCTGCAACATCTCAGAGATGTGTTCAGGCCTCTGTGGTGCCGCATCTGATGTTTCACCGCCGGCGTCGTTGCCGCCTTCCACTGTCCCACCGCCTGTCCCATCAGAGTCGGCACTGAGGTCAAATGTCTTCTCGGTCTTCACCTCCACTCCGCTCAATTGCAAGTAGTCCCTTAGCATATATGCCTTCGAGTACTGCACCACGTCGTCAAGGCTCACCAGGCTGAACTCATCGTCAAAGTCCAGGTTCCGTATGCATATCTGCGTGAGCTCAGACAAGTCAGCAACCACCCTGGCGTCCTGCGCAAACAGTCGGTTGTTCTTAAGACTGGACACCTTGGGAAACAGCGCCTCCGCCCGCTTATACACATCCTGTGCCACAGCCACGTCCCCGCCTTTGCTCAGCCGCGTCTTCAGCACCGTAATCTCATTCTGTATGTCCCGGTACAGCTGCTGCACCTCATGCTCGCTCTCCATTGCCTATTGTAGACGTCTACTATACCCCAGCATAATATTGCAATGCCTGTCAACTATTTATTTAATGCACTGTCAATCCGTTTTGTCCGCAAGCTTCTTTCACAAGAGC
This window of the Nakaseomyces glabratus chromosome L, complete sequence genome carries:
- the NSE4 gene encoding Smc5-Smc6 complex subunit NSE4 (CAGL0L07414g~Ortholog(s) have SUMO transferase activity, role in DNA repair and Smc5-Smc6 complex, nucleus localization); protein product: MESEHEVQQLYRDIQNEITVLKTRLSKGGDVAVAQDVYKRAEALFPKVSSLKNNRLFAQDARVVADLSELTQICIRNLDFDDEFSLVSLDDVVQYSKAYMLRDYLQLSGVEVKTEKTFDLSADSDGTGGGTVEGGNDAGGETSDAAPQRPEHISEMLQINKKRKVLRQYDQYTHFTQFNWYRMGTLFNKVSKLPPTTDHLLGPFGFERKKRVLKERAARDGLAEKSTAENLSKETLTSGQEITTPEQVQRCFKILKRKNGMNSINLFQFVLDPNSYSKSVENLFYTSFLLKENKLQMTEGNDGMPEIAIYKHSKDRTNDNNDGQRGRGDHQNHIIFQLDMPTWQKLVAKLGIKEPFLDY
- the QRI7 gene encoding putative N(6)-L-threonylcarbamoyladenine synthase (CAGL0L07392g~Ortholog(s) have serine-type endopeptidase activity, role in mitochondrial tRNA threonylcarbamoyladenosine modification and mitochondrion localization); this translates as MMLSTSWRSTGNLTRSLPLRINRFYKVLAIETSCDDTCVSILDRFAETQPPRVLVNLKSTLNSSEYGGIIPTMAHEHHQMKIGSLVQEALTAHKCTSPKENPSIDLICVTRGPGMTGSLSAGLTFAKGLSVGLNKPLIGVHHMLGHLLIPRMASNGSAPEYPFISLLVSGGHSMLVLSESIDKHEILCNTLDIAIGDSLDKCGRELGFKGNMIAKEMDAFINEDKNDVDHNCILEKLPNPLHGPNNAHVQAFSFSPFVSVIKDNIQNYNNLTDAQLRSMSIQIQNAVFKHLITKIQYVVKKNADKLKNVTGFVCSGGVSGNPTLRETLERELASRFQNFYYPRNDLCTDNSIMIGWAGIEIYEKLGLISDYSITPIRQWPMNELLTVSGWKKRIL